The Raphanus sativus cultivar WK10039 unplaced genomic scaffold, ASM80110v3 Scaffold2700, whole genome shotgun sequence sequence GTTTAGATTTACCAAAGATCTTATTACCTTCAAAGTGGGACCGGACCCACCAATCACACACAGAAACAAAATCCTTTAGCgcaagatatttttttttggtggagGCTGCTTCCTTCTcctcaaagaagaaaaagaccTAGAAGAACACCTTTGAATCAGTTGAAGTCGTTGTCTGTCTTTCTAATATCCGTAGGTTCGAGCAGTCTCTTACAAACCCTAGAAGCGAAGAAACTCTGGTGATAGGGTTTGTCTATCTATCTCTCTGTTGGCGATGACTAATAATAGTCGAATTCAAGTGAGTGCTGTGTTCTCTTCTTGTCTGATTTGGATTCTTTGGTTTATTTCTCGAATCTATTTAAGCTCTAATTAAGTTCAGTTTAGCCATGTATTGAATTCAATCTCGGTCACAATTCAACGATTGGGCTTCTTCacttatataataataatataatattatgagtATTACTCAAGTTCAGTCTTCTCAATTGCAAGAGTTTAACTCACTCGTATAATCATTTTaagtgtttcttttttctttttcttggtcgTGGATTGTATTTGCTGTGAATGGTTTCACTATTGAAAATCTATATGCTATGAGGCTGTGTGGTGGTGCTTTTAAGTAACTCGAATTCCATATGTGACAACACCAGATACTCTCCATTTGTTTCAGCAGATTATTTGATAGTTTGCAAGACTTGGGTGGgcgttaaaataaaatatgagtGGTTCGGGAAGGAAACATGTTTCTAAATGGGACCACTCTAAGGAAGACACACATCACCCTGGTAGCATAGATGAAAACTCAGCTTCTCATTACCGTGACAAGGATCCTCCCCATCATGTCCTGTTCAACGCAGACAGCAATGCAAGTAGGAGGTCTGAGGAAGATCACCAGCACTCTCGCCAAGATAGGGCTAGAAGCAGAGTTTCACAGAACAACGATAACAGTTACTATCCTAAGCAAGATGAAACTAGGCAGCATTTTTCCCATAGGTTAGTGTTTGACTTGTTACAGCAAGTAGATATTCTTATTTATTTGTTCTTCActtcttacttttttttattcttcaggAGTGATAGTAGAAGTTATAGCAGAAGTAGAAGCCGTAGCAGAAGCCCTGTCTGTAGAGCAAGGCGAGATCATCACGCAGGATCTTATGACAGACACAAGACCAGAACACGAGATGAATTTAACAAGAGAGGCGGTGACCCTAGGGAGACGAGATATCATCACTCGAATGATTTCAGAGGTGCAAGGTCTTCAGACTATGATGATGAAGATACTGAGGGACGTTATAGAAGGGAGCATTTACAACATGATGGCGTTTCAGATCCGAGGCTGAGAAGACAAAGAAGCGAGCTGACAGCAggagagaaagaaaaacaacGAAGGGGTtatgatggtgatggtgagGGACGGTTCCGCAGGAGCTGGGAGATACCTTGCAAGTTTTTCGCAGCGGGGAACTGTCGTAACGGTCAGCATTGCAGGTTTTCTCACCATGGTGGTGCTGATAGAAACCAAAACAACTTTTATAGACAGGACAACAACAACTATCATAAAATATGGAATGGTGATGAAAGATCGAGTAAAGGAGCTTCTGAAGCTAAAGGGAACGGTGGTAGTAGCTGGATTGGTGATATGGAGATGTCTCCAGATTGGAACTACGGTGCTCATAGTTTGAAAAAACGTATCAATGAAGAAGAGTCTGGTCAGAGTTCAAAGTCTCGAGTTGATGATCAGAGGAGCAGTGATATGCATTCATATGGTGACAACAAACCCATGGTTGAGAAACTTAGACCGGATTTTCATCAGAACTACAACAATGTGGGAAACACCGCTCCACTTCAAGCATATAATCATAATCatcctgctgctgctgctgctgctgctgctgctacaGATTTCTCGGTAGGCTTGAACTTAAGCCATCCTGAGAGTGTAAAAGCTTATCAAGATAACCATCATTCAGTGGTGGAGAAAGCTGTTCCGGTCCAGAGTGGTCATGTCACCAGGGAACAAATAGATCAGATTAGCAAGATCTCAGCTACTATAGCTCACTTTCTTGCTAATGGTGGACAGCCCATTCCACAGCTTACACAAACATTGCAAATGCCCTTGCTTTCACAACCTTCCATGGCTACTCAAATTAACTCTGTGAGTAACAAAGGACTTGGGGTGAGCACTGATGCTGATGGAGCCCCACCAGTTACTGATGCATCACAAGTAAGCAACGTTGATGGGGTTCAGGAACTACCGGTGGCTCCTGAGGAAAACAGAGACACAAAGACCACCAATGAAGAAGCTAGTAAACAAGAAGAGTGTAAGAAAACTGGAGAAGAtggagatgaagatgatgatgagagcagcggtgaagaagaagacaagaaaGAGATGAAAGACCCGAAAGGAATGAGGACGTTTAAGTTTGCGCTTGTTGAGATTGTTAAGGAGCTTCTGAAACCAGCTTGGAAAGAAGGTAAGATGAAGAAAGATGGTTACAAGAACATAGTGAAGAAAGTTGTTGAGAAAGTGACTGGTTCTATGCAAAGTGGAAACGTTCCTACAACACAAGAGAAGATTGACCATTATCTATCCGCTTCCAAACCAAAGCTTACAAAGCTCGTTCAGGTTCCTTCTTTACATCTTCTTTTGCTTTCGGAAACTTAATCAACTTCAAATGCTCTTCCTAACCGTTGGTTTTGTTTCTATCTTTATTTTCAGGCATATATTAGTAAAGTCAAGAAGACATAAATTCGATAAATGTATTCTTAGAACCTGCTTAGTCTTTTTTAAGAAAGATGAGAAGATGAGGTGGGGCTCTCTGTTGTTGTCACCGTCTTTAGTCTTTAAGTTCTGTAGATGTATATAGAGATTTTCCCCCTAACTTTCCTCTCTCTTTTCCAACATGGTGATATGGTCACATAGACCAAGATTGTGTTCTGTCCTTTTATAGAAATTTAGACCAGATATTCAGTGATCCTCATCTCTTTGTCTCAGTGTTGATTTGGCTTTGAGCACCTTTCGTTCATGTTTTAATCAACAAAACTACCATAGTTGAAATAAACACATTTTCCCAAATGTAAATCAATCAAATTAAATGACTCAAGTACCCATAGTTGAATGAAACACGTTACCATTGTTGGTTCATGTTCCTCGCTTCCTTCAGAACTTAAATGGTCTTTCTTTCATAGATATAGCTAATAAGATATATCCACAATACTCTACAAATAATCTCACTGATTCACTCATCCTCATTTTTAAAGAATCTAAAGTTAAGAAGAAGCAGCAGGTAAAGCCAATGCATTGTAATGATTGATGACCGCTGATGAAATCGGTGAATCGGTGATGTTGGAGGCTCCTAAGATTATGTTTCATACTAGTGCTGGTATGTTTATGTTTCTAAGATATTTTTTCCCATCTTTTGAAGGTAAATACTGACAAGGCCATATGACAAGAGTAGGCGCAATGGTTAATTAAGATACTCAAGGACAAATCTCATTATCAAGCTACCAATTTTGCTGACATGGGTATTGCTTTGCTTTTGAAAGTGGTACAAACATGGCCACGTGCCACCTTGAGATGATGTTTCCTGGTACAGGTCTGATCTTTTTAATCAATTAGTCAAAGAGAACGGTTTACTATATACATATTTAGCTTTAGATGGCAACAATATAGCTAAAAATTGGTTGGCTCATACAACAATCTAAAATGAGATATTGTATTAGTTTACTTggataatattttttcttgatttttcttgCAGGCCATAAAACATTTTACCTTTTTGTTAGCCACTCTATTTTTCTGTCAATTGTTGGATATTAGCTCTTATACTTGTTTTTGAATATGCAATTACTGATTTTCTCAGGATGCTCGTTTTGCATCCTGATGGAGCAAAAGTATACTTATTAAGCATGTTGAAAACAACAATGGTAATCATTTCATGTGAACATGTAATAAAAGTATCAGCGAATGTTCTTTTAATAAGTGTTGGTGTGCTGGTGAATCTATCAAGAATCGATCATTCATttcactaaatatataatataaagaaatattatattgatTTACAAAATACTTATTTTGTACATTCACATATATCatatctttatataataaaatccaaacaaaaatgaaatccaaaaattataaatgctttaatatattttaataactttatCAAAAGAGATGCTGATGAGATTCTTAGTAGCTCAATGAGAGTTTATCTCGATTAGTTTACCTGTTAGATCTCTAGATCACTAAATGTTGTTTTACTAATTCAACTTTGTTTTTATCATATTGGTCACAGTTCTAAGTCAATAACTTGAGAATTTGTTTTCTTCGTGGATGCTGAAAACTGACTGTTTCCGAAAAATCACATACGGATCAAGAAATTTGTTAAGCGGATTAATAATGCATTGAAACAGAAGAATGAACATAATGAGCTTACTCCACGACACATGTATAGTGGTGGACATTGTAATCTTCTTATTAATGAAGATCGACACTATCTcgaataaaatcattttatctccGTTGACACTGAGTGGAGAAACAAACAgtttttacaatatatatttttgatacaagtaccatattttttatttaacataattaGTTAGTCCAACTAACATAATTAATTAGTCTcaatgttttattataaatgattaattttaattttgacttAAGGACATGAGGAGGTTTTCTAGAGTTTTACGATTTAGATTGATTTCGGATAATTACAGCTGGTTGAtagaaataaatcatatattcataGCAGCTTTTGCAGTGGCGAAACTATGTATATTTGAGAGGGTTCAGCTTTTCCAACAGATCATTACATGATCACCCAACAAAGACGTTGGGCCTTCTCCTGAAGCCCACATCTCAAACTTCAGCTGCAAGACAAAGATCAACAGTAATAAACTCAGTCAATGAAAAAAGTAGAACGACAAAACGTACGGTTTTCTCACCTTACACAATGCAGCCCAGCAACAGATATAAAGCCCTTGTTTATCAGGATTGCTAGCTGTCAGAGACACCTGTCAGAAGTCTAGATTGTTCTCTAACGTTTGTATAAATATGGCAGAGAAACATTGTAAACGTTAAGCTATTTTCATGAATAAGATTCATTAATATCTTCAGTAAACACATCTCTGTAAACCTTCTAGCTTTGACCTACACTGACCctgtgattttttattaatttttttgttcattttttttgtcaacaatttttttcttcatctatATTAAGTAATTGTGGTATAATTTGATTGAAGTTTTATTTATGTTGACCCTTTTGTCTCGATGTGAAACTTTACTTTTGACCccattgttattttttatcttgttatggtctttgttttccttttaatttgcttattttgtttttaatcattTCTTagcttttaaaatctttttgattattttttctcttatgtactatatatatagtatatatgtatattataatattataatatatgttatataaataaagCATTTGAGAATCAAAAGTAATACACATATCCTATTCACTCACTaatattaaacaatataaaatactcatatattttgttcaaaattaaatatttctaatattttagttaaaaattgtAACTCATAGATTCATAACaatactaatattattttgttttactttttaaattatatttagtaataattttaaaatataattgttttaatattGTTACATAATTACTTCAATAAAATGACCCATGTAAAGAATAATCTTAGCTTCGCCACTGAGCTCAGTCATCTGGTTTGTCTGCGCATAGAGCTTTTTTCAACTGCAGGTTAGTTCACTCCTgtaaacattttatttagtttctacTGCCTAATACATGCATAATGTAACCTGTGTTTCTTTTGAGACTGCAAGAAACTGTCTGTGCATTGCATGCGCTTATATTGACCCAAATGCTGAATTAACATTAATACTCCACCTTTGACCCAAAGGCTTTGAACAGACATTTCTCTCGACCAAACCAGCTACTCGGGCAAATGGGGATTCCTCCCATAGACTGGCAACTTTAATCTCTTAAACCGCAGTCTTGAAACCAAGACGAAGCGTGAGTGTTCTTGGGAAGCCAACCACCTTTTGAAGTCCCTTCTGGTGAGCAGAACTTGAAGCTTTAACCGTTATAATGCTTCTCCTGTGTGAATTATTATCTTATCACAGAATCCAAGACTGTTATAGGTGTATCCGGGTATATCCAAGTAGTGGGGGAGACCGTTTAATTGTGTGCTCTATGAAGAATGGTGTGTATTCTTGAGCTTGGTTTCAGTTGGGCTATCGGCTTAATTCCTTGTCCAACGGTTGTCTGTTCCGGAAACGGTGTGCCATTCCGGTCCCATTGCTCTATATGGGCCTTGGTTAAAGGAGTGTAAACGTTTCCGGTTAGGTGGGTTGGAAACATATCAATCTTCAGCTTGCTTTTCCGAACGACGGCCTCGTCGGCTGCGGACTCCTTCTCCTGCTGCCGGTAAGGTGATGTTGGATAAGCTTGCGAATCCAATATCGCGATTCCCTTGCGGTTGTTTTGAATCTTTTGATGTGTGGAGTGGATGGTTTAGAAGTTGTGGACGCTGTGTGTTTCAAGGTTTGAGGTCACCTTTTTTCTAGTGTGCTCTTGGCAACTAGGTCCCCATTCCGCTCTTGTTTTTCCTAGGGTCCTTCACTGTTTGTTGGTGCTCAGCCTAGAATTTTGTTTTCTGTTGTTCTTGTTTAAGTAATTTCTGTTGTTCTTGTTTAAGTAATTTCTGTTGTTAGATACTCtgtttaggttttattattGCACTCTGCTACTAATATGTCTGTGTCTTCGGtacaaaaattgaaaatcttgataatatataatacttttaccAAAAAGGGTGTATTATATTAGCGTGCCACTTGTAGAATTTCGTCGTTGCTACAAAGTATGTACAAGTTAAAAAGTGTAGATGGTTGATTTTGTTAAAAGTAGGGTAAAAGTATACAGAAGCTAGCGAGAAACATTAAGATGTTGAGGTGCATATAAAAACTACAGTTGAAATCATCAATGATTGCACTGCTTTAAAGATTTTTATGCAACCCCTCGGATACTGTTTGGcaagcaaaaaaaattactatattCTATGAATATGATTTTTCACAAACGAGATACAAACTTTGCTCATCTCCGTTACATGTATGTATGATTAGTGTCTCTGAATGAGCAAAACACAGTATACTGTATACAGAGAGTTCAGAGTTGGTATCTGAGAAAATTAATGTTATGCATAGAGATTGCAAAAcactgtgttttttttttgttaactaccttaatatttttaatagcgTTTGAGTTTTACAATATCAATAATCATTTCATGTTAAAGTTTTCTACTGGAAgaataaatttttgataagaCACATCGTAAAGCATTAtggatttataaaattttgcaCATATTCATTTTACCGAGATATATTTTTCCACAATAACGTTGGgtaaaattatttgaaacttTAATTTGGGGTCGGAATTGAAACATTACTACTTATCAGGGGGGCGGAATTAAGATTATTTATccttttaatttaaagaaaaaagatttattaaaaaaaaaaaaaacaagtccAAGACTCAAAGGTTATAAGTTGCAACAGTcgtcaaaccctaaacctttgtccttttttctttctctccgCCGCGGTATCACTCTTTCACTATTGTCGCAACATTCAAGTAGCTTCCTTTCTTCATGTAAGTTTATTTACTGCTTAGTCTTCCAGTAGCAGTTCCTTTCCGAAGCTCTGTTATCGATCAGAGAAAATCATACTACTGCTGATTTCGTAAAACctaattttgttttctgttgTATTGTGTAATACACGAGCTCTTACAAACTTTGCGCATCTTAGTTAGTTTGGTCtataaatttacaatttttggATGCGAGAATCGAAATTGACGGTTTTTAGAGTCTAATAATGATTACGACACATGACCTGTTTTACGGACATCCGTTTGTTGTTGAAACATTGGTTTCAGTGGCCTTGTATTGTTGTCTGTCTAGAAGTGACCCTCTTTCACAGattgttgatatatatatatatgtaattttgcTGCAGAGAGTTGACTGATTAGGATTTAGAGCTCAGACATGGCTGATTTGGAGAAGAACTCCGGTGGAGAGCTGAAGAAGAGGATGAGAAAGCGTAACCGTGGTAAGAAGAACGAGATTCAAAAGGcggaagtagaagaagaaaccCACAACGTAGAGGAAAACGCAGATGAAatcaaagagaagaaagtgaagaAGCTGCAGGGGAGAGGCAAAGCCgaagacaaggaagaagaagaagaagaagaagaagaagaagaagagaagatggtGGTTGTGGCGAAAGGGATAATGACTAACGAGACTTTTGAATCCCTTGACCTGTCTGAGCAGACTTTCGAAGCTATCAAGGCCATGGACTTCAAGCACATGACTCAAGTACGTTAAATCTTTAACCTTTTTGTTCATGTTTAAATCAGATTTGCTAAGCACTCtcttgtgtacatgtttataAGTCTCTTGATCATTTTGCTATCATTTTAGATTCAAGCTGGATCGATTCCTCCACTTCTGGAGGGCAAAGATGTTCTTGGTGCTGCCAGGACGGGTTCTGGTAAAACCCTTGCTTTCCTCATACCGGCTGTTGAATTGCTCTTTAAAGAGCGTTTCTCTCCTCGCAACGGGACTGGTGTCATCGTTATTTGCCCCACAAGAGAGCTTGCTATTCAGGTAAACTCCCTTCTTTATCTACCATACTATCACTTTGAGTAGATGAAGGTAGAACAATTCTTTGAGGTTCTCATCTTTCATGTAGATTTACTCAATTGTAATTGTAAAGTGTGAATGTTGTTGTACCTTTCTGCGATCTCCCACCCCCAATTTCTCACCGTACTAGTTTTTGATATCTCAGACTAAAAATGTGGCGGAGGAGCTAGTGAAGCATCATTCTCTGACTGTCAGCATGGTTATTGGCGGAAATAACAGAAGGTCGGAAGCACAACGTATTGCGAATGGTTCAAATCTGCTGATAGCAACTCCTGGGCGTCTTCTTGACCATCTTCAACATACCAAGGGCTTCATCTTTAAACACCTAAAGGTACTGTCCCTTTTCATTGTTCCAATTTGGCGcatcttcttgtcttgtttttGACAAGTAGATGAATTGTACTCAGCAGCTTATGTTGTATTCATTCTGACGCCTAGAGAGGGAAAACTACTGAATGTTTGGCTTATAATAATTAGCCTAGGTTGTACTCATACTATTAGTTGAAATGTGATTGGTCCTATTTTAAGCTGTGTATATGATTCTAATGGATATCTGTCTTTATATATGTTCCTCTAAATTGCGTTGCAGTGGCTTGTGATTGATGAAGCTGATAGGATACTGGAAGAAAATTTTGAGGAAGACATGAATAAGATTCTAAAAATTCTACCAAAGGTaagttatctctctctcttacttaAAAGGTTAATCCAGtgagaaaactaaataaaaattcaaatatttctgctgatttttttttgtttaaagtttagCATTACTTATGGTTTGGAGTTTGTGCTGATTAAAGTTTTTACCATGTTTCTGCAGACTAGGCAAACGGCACTATTCTCTGCCACCCAGACTTCAAAGGTATTTGCCTGTTAAGCCTCGGTAGTGTCGTTATTAgtacttaatattttttgtactCTTTTTTGAATCGTTGCAGGTTCAAGATCTTGCTCGGGTGTCATTGACGTCTCCCGTTCTTGTTGATGTCGATGATGGTAGACGCAAGGTATATCAATCACAAGAAACACAACTCTggtgattaaaaaaatttaaggaCCACCATGCCTTTTGAGATTTTTTACTTAAATAAGTTTTCTGAAACTGTTAGGTGACGAACGAAGGATTGGAGCAAGGCTACTGC is a genomic window containing:
- the LOC108806572 gene encoding zinc finger CCCH domain-containing protein 38, with amino-acid sequence MSGSGRKHVSKWDHSKEDTHHPGSIDENSASHYRDKDPPHHVLFNADSNASRRSEEDHQHSRQDRARSRVSQNNDNSYYPKQDETRQHFSHRSDSRSYSRSRSRSRSPVCRARRDHHAGSYDRHKTRTRDEFNKRGGDPRETRYHHSNDFRGARSSDYDDEDTEGRYRREHLQHDGVSDPRLRRQRSELTAGEKEKQRRGYDGDGEGRFRRSWEIPCKFFAAGNCRNGQHCRFSHHGGADRNQNNFYRQDNNNYHKIWNGDERSSKGASEAKGNGGSSWIGDMEMSPDWNYGAHSLKKRINEEESGQSSKSRVDDQRSSDMHSYGDNKPMVEKLRPDFHQNYNNVGNTAPLQAYNHNHPAAAAAAAAATDFSVGLNLSHPESVKAYQDNHHSVVEKAVPVQSGHVTREQIDQISKISATIAHFLANGGQPIPQLTQTLQMPLLSQPSMATQINSVSNKGLGVSTDADGAPPVTDASQVSNVDGVQELPVAPEENRDTKTTNEEASKQEECKKTGEDGDEDDDESSGEEEDKKEMKDPKGMRTFKFALVEIVKELLKPAWKEGKMKKDGYKNIVKKVVEKVTGSMQSGNVPTTQEKIDHYLSASKPKLTKLVQAYISKVKKT
- the LOC130505924 gene encoding DEAD-box ATP-dependent RNA helicase 51-like — protein: MADLEKNSGGELKKRMRKRNRGKKNEIQKAEVEEETHNVEENADEIKEKKVKKLQGRGKAEDKEEEEEEEEEEEEKMVVVAKGIMTNETFESLDLSEQTFEAIKAMDFKHMTQIQAGSIPPLLEGKDVLGAARTGSGKTLAFLIPAVELLFKERFSPRNGTGVIVICPTRELAIQTKNVAEELVKHHSLTVSMVIGGNNRRSEAQRIANGSNLLIATPGRLLDHLQHTKGFIFKHLKWLVIDEADRILEENFEEDMNKILKILPKTRQTALFSATQTSKVQDLARVSLTSPVLVDVDDGRRKVTNEGLEQGYCVVPSEKRLLLLISFLKKNLNKKIMVFFSTCKSVQFHAEIMKLINVDSCDIHGGLDQNRRTKTFFDFMKAEKGILLCTDVAARGLDIPAVDWIIQYDPPDKPTEYIHRVGRTARGEGAKGKALLVLIPEELQFIRYLKAAKVPVKELEFNEKKLLNVRSALEKYVAKDYNLNKIAKEAYRAYIAAYNSHSLKDIFNVHRLDLQAVALSFCFSSPPKVHLNIESGAGKVRKARNQQGRNGFSPYTPYGKGKSTPKAA